The sequence GTGTAGAGAAGGGTACCGTAAAATTTTATCATAACAATTAATGTTATCAGGAATTGTACACGAATGTAAAGAAAACAATTGATTGGCAATCCGTTATTGCCGCCGGCAAAAACGATACTCTGCCAGGGCATACGCTTTGCAGCTAACCATCAGTACTATAACCAAAATAAATTTGCGCAACCAATTAGTTGCGTGTATATTTGCAACCAGTTAGTTGCGTAATAAAGAGGTATACCCATGAAGAGAGACGTTTTCCAAGCTATAGCAGACCCTACCCGCAGAGCCATCCTAAGCCTGATAGCCTTGCAGCCGATGACGCCCAATGCACTGACCGAACATTTCGATACCAGCAGGCAGGCGGTGTCCAAGCACATTAAAGTCCTTACTGAATGTCAACTGGTAAAACAGGAACAATCAGGCAGGGAAATTTATTACCATTTTAATCCTAAAAAGATGAAAGTAATAGCAGACTGGTTAGAGCCTTTCCGGCAGCTCTGGGAAACCAGGTTCAATCAACTGGATGCTGTATTAAATAACTTAAAAAACAAATAACCATGATTGCAAACAAAGAACTTGTCTTTTCAAAAGACCTGGCCAATAAAAAGGTCCACGTCGTCAGAGAATTTGATGCGCCTGTGGAGCAGGTGTGGAAAGCCTGGACAGAAAGTGAAATACTGGACCAATGGTGGGCGCCCAGGCCCTGGAAAACAGAAACGAAATCAATGGACTTCCGGGAAGGTGGCCGTTGGCTGTATAGTATGGTAGGACCAGAAGGGGAGCGCCATTACTGCCTGGCAGATTACCAAAAGATCGTGCCCAATAAAAGCTATACGTATATTGATGCTTTTTGTGATGAAAACGGCAATAAGGGTGAGGATTTTCCCAATATGCATTGGCTGGTTGAGTTCAAAGCTACCGGTCAGGGCACTACCGTAGCGATCGAGATCAGCTTCTCCAGTGAAGATAGTTTTCAAAAGATCATTGAAATGGGCTTTGAGCAAGGCTTTACCATGGCGTTGGGTAACCTTGATGAAGTACTGGCTAAATAATTTGCTTAATAATGTAAAAAGGTTTCAGGTCTATTGGCCTGAAACCTTTTTTTAGGCGGTTATTGGATCTTTTCCTCTTCTTAGCTATTGTAAGGTTACTTTTTCAGTAATGATCCGCGTAGGGCCAGGATTGGGGTATCCATACTTCAGCCAAAACGTATGAGTGGCCGGATCATACGTATTGTTGTAAACAGGATCTCCGGCAATAGCTGCTACTGTAGCGGAGGAGCCAGAAGTGCCGCTCCCCGGGGCAATAGATACCGTATTGCCGGCATTGATGGTTAAGTTGATTCTTACAGTGTTGCCAAGGTCGCCGAGGTCTTTGGATACACTATTGACGCCAATGGTAGCAAGACTTACTTCCGTTTCAAAGTCCCGCGGGGATGTGGGATGCTCAAAATGGCCTGTGGCCAGGTAATCACCATCATAAACATTCCGGAGAAGTATACCCAATAACGATTGCTTTGAAGTGGCAGGCAACTTAACAGAGGGATCGCTCACCGAAGCGACCTGCAGTCCCAACGCATAAGCCTTTGTAGGGTCCACGGCATCTTTTTTTAACCGGAGAGAGACCTCCACATAAGGCTGACCTGCAGGAATGGTGACCGTCGGATTGAGATCATAGGCAGCAGCGGGCAATACTTCGTATTCAGTACCGTTTGCTGCGTTGTGGTCAGCCACCAGGGCCGGCGTCGGAGCTAAGGTTACCTGCACATCTTTGTCATAGGCCGGGCCTGTGAGTGACAGTACAAAAGCCTGTATTTGTTCTTCGGCAGGCGTTGTAAAAACAGCCTGTATATTGATGCCCCTCGTTTCATAAGCATTTATCACAGCAACGAACCGGTCTTTATTATTGGTCTTGAGCCCGGTTTCATTGTTGTCAAAACCTTCATCTTTTAAGCAGCCTGTCATCGAAAGCGACAGGACAGCCATTGCAAGGAAATATATTCGTTTCATTGTATTAGTTTGTTGGTTTAACGGTCCCAGAATACGGTGGAAGTAAAAGGGTCAATAGTACCTTCTGCCTGTACATTGGCCGCATTGTAACTGAACTCATTGGTGGCATAAGGATAACGTGTTGGAACGTGGTCGGTCTCACGGCCCGGATCGATGGAAATAGCAGGCTGTACGACGCCGGTCCTCCGGTAATCATTCCACGACTCCAGGTGGTTGTTGCCGTTGAATGCAAAATATTTCTGCCAGATGATCACCTTAATTTGATCAGCCTGTGCAGCAGGCCAGGCTATTCTCGCATCAGCATTGCCAAGATAGGTATTGGCAGTAGCTACCGCATTGGGAACGCCCAGCCAGCGGAAAGATTCCCTTACACCTTCTTCATACAGGCTTTTTGCATCGCCGCTGATCCATCCCCGTGTGGCAGCTTCCGCTTGTAAAAAGAGGTTTTCGTAGGCTGTAAGCACCCAGGCATCCATGGTGGCAGATTTAGCCAATCCGGAGGTTCCGCCGGCAGTGGTAGGCGCTCCACCAATATCAGACAACTGGCCTTCGCCGAATAAATGTGCCGGGTCATTGTTCAAACCAAAGTCAATACCGCGGTACTGGCCCACAAAAGTGCCCCCACGGACAGGGCGGTAAAAATATTTGTACCGCTCGTCATTCAATCCTTTCATCAGGTTCAGTGCAAAATTGTTGGCCCGGCGATAATCCTGGGAGTAGTTGCCCGCCAATCCAAACGCAAAAACTGACCAGTAAGGATTGGGCTTATCACTCGTATAGCCGGGATTCACTGCAGCCGTTTGGCCGGCCCCCAGGAACCCACTGCCTTCTGCAGTAATGGCAGCGATCTCAGTAGCGGGGTTGAAGCCCGGTACCTGGCTCATATGGATCAGCAAACGCAATTTCAGCGTATTGCCAAATCGGGCCCACTGCGCTTTATTGCCATGGAACATAATATCCGCGTTAGCAATATCAATGTTCCTGGATACATCGGCATTCTTGATCAGGGTGATCCCTTCCGTGATTTGCTTCAGCAGGTCCTTATAAATATCCTCTCCCTTATCATAAGCCGGGGTAATATTCTTTTTTATGTCCATAGCTTTGGAATACGGAACATTGCCGAACATATCAACCAGTATCTGGTAGTGCAGGCTCTTCATGACCTTCGCAATGCCAGCATAAAATTCCTGGCCGGAGGCTTCAGCTTTCTGTTGCATCGTGTGATAATCAAAAATGATATCATAATTATTATTCCAGTTCGAATTGCCGAAGTCTGTTGTCATGGAATACTTGTTCTCTGTTACCGCTCCATAGTTGGTGCCCACGGCCCAGTAGCCCATCCAGGCGCCCAGCGTAGAAATGGAGTTGTTGAAGGCATTGTTGACGGTCACTCCGCCGGTACGTGCCAATGCCGCCGGCAGTATCAGGTCGGGCGTAATGCTGGTGGTTGTAGGGACATTGGGGTTGTCATTGATGTCGAAAAAGCTTTTACCGCAGCCTGTGATCAGTATGGCTGGTAATGCAAATGCTATGATCAATTTCTTCATATACTGGGATTAAAAAGTAAGATTAATGGAAGCACCATAAATACGGGTAGGCGGCGTATTGAAAGAGTTGTTCACACCCTGCGCATTACCGGTTGTATTGCTGAATTCCGGATCTGTATAGATATTGGATCCAGGTACCCAGGTAAACAGGTTACGGCCACTTACGGTGATCACGGCGCTTTTTACAAAACGGGTACGCTGTAAAATGGAGGCTGGCAGTTCATAAGAAAGTGATACTTCCCGTAACTTCCAGGATGCTGCACTGGTATAATAGAGTGATTGCGTATTCTGGAACACATTGGCGGTCCAGAAAGTAGCTGTACCACCACTGGTCAAAACATCTGTATTATCGACAAACTTTCCGGTCCCGTCATCATAAGCCGAATTCGGGAAGATAAAGGGCTTCCTGTTATAGCGCGTTGTTAAGGCGCCAGATCCTTCAAACACAAGGTTGGGGCCGATACCATGGTATACATAGTGTCCGCCTCTGTAATCAGCCACGATACTTAAAGAGAATTTTTTGTATTGAAAAGAGGGATTGATACCAATTAAATGCTTGGGCAGGGTCCTGCCATAAGCTTTTGTAACAGGATCGGTGGTAGGTAATCCTGTAACACGGTCAACGATCACTTTTCCATCCGGTGTTCTGTTGAAATCGGTCAACTTAAGCACGTATGCCGGCATTCCTACAATGGCATAATTGAAGTTGATGGAGCCCAATTCGGTAAGTCCCTCGTAGATGCTTGTTACTTCATTATCAGAATAAGTATAATTGGCTTTCAGGTCCATGCGAAAATCCTTGCCCGCCTGGATCAACGGTGTCAGGCGCAGGTCAAACTCCAGGCCTTTATTGACGAAAGAGGCCGCATTGACCAGCGCGGTCTGATAACCGGTAGCGCCGGATACCTGCACACCAATGATCTGGTCGGTATTGTCCTGGCGGAAAGCTGTGGCTTCCAGCATGAGACGATTGTTCATAAAGCCGATCTCAAAACCCACTTCTTTACCGTTTACAAACTCAGGTTTGATATCGGGGTTGTTGATAGTGCCATTGGCCGAATAGCCGGCCAGGTTGCCATAGGGGAATCCTGTGCCCGAACTGAAAGTTGATTCCAGGGAATACGGATCAAGGTTTACAGTACCCGATAAGGCCCATGAACCACGCAGCTTCAGGTAACTAATTGGAGTGGTTTTAATTTGGGGCACCACTTCATGCAGCAGCAAGGATAAACTTCCGCCGGGATAAAAGAAACTGTTCTTGCTGATGTTCAGGCGGGAGTCCCATTCATTCCTTCCGGTTAATTCCAGGAAGGCCCAGTTGTCCCATCCAAAGCTAAGTTTGCCAAATACCGCAGTTGTCCTGATCTCGCTGTTACCCTGGTTAACAATGGCCTCACCAGAGCGGTTACTAACATTGTACAGGGTTGGGATGATCAGGTTATTGCCGCGGGACTCCAATTGTTTATTAATGCGCTGGATAACCGAATACCCGACCAGCCCGTCTACTGATAAACGGTTAATTTGTTTCTTATAGGTCAAAAATGCTTCTGAGTTGAGGCGGCTGGCAAAGCCCATAGCATCTGAAACAGAGGCCCTGACAGATTGTATACTCTTCAGATCGGTGGTATACTTGGACACATTAATGGCTCCCAACACACTTTTATTACTGACGAATGCCACATTGGTACCCAGGCGGTAAGTGAAATTGAAACCTTCCATGATCTTGTAGGATGCCTCAAGAGTGGCCACCAGGTCATCAGAACGGCCCTTATTGCGGTCAATATCGATCAACATCCAGGGATTCCAGCCAAAACGGTTGTAATAACCATCGGGCGTGGAAAACTTATTGTTGCGCCAGTCCTTGAATTCAGTAATAGGCACATGGGCTGCTGTTTTAAACAAGCTACGGTATATATTATTGGCTGAACCCCTGTCCTGGTTCACGATATTATAGTTGCCTTGTGTATAGAACATCCTGAAAGAGGTAGAAAGTCTGCCAAATTCACGGCTGGCATTCAACCTGATCGTGGTTCGACGGTTTTCATCCTTGGGGATCAACCCGTTCACCTTTACGTCCTGAAGACTTAAATAATAGCGGCTTTTCTCATCCCCGCCGGAAATGGACACATCGTTTTGAAAGGTAATGGCGGGACGGAAAAACTGCTCAGCAGGCGATTTGCTTTGAGCAGCATACCGCACTTTGTTTACACTGCCGTCTTCCAGGGGATCACCCAGGGCCACTTCACTGCCATCGTACCGGGGACCAAAACTATTGTTGGTCCATACATCAAGATGTGGCGTTCCGTCGGGGTTTTCACTTTCTCCATTGCCATACTCTTTTTGAAATTTAGGTACAAAGGAGATCGTCTCCCGCTGGATCGTGGTGCCTATCGAAATGACAGGCTTGCTGCGGTTGCCACTTTTGGTAGTAATAATGATCACACCATTCCCGCCTTCCTGGCCATATAAGGCAGCGCCGGTATTGCCCTTCAATACCGTCACATCCTGTACATCATTGGGATTAAGCGTGCTGATCAGCGATAAAGGCATCGGCGATCCATCAATCACCAGCAAGGCCTGGTTATTACCTGTCAGGGAACGGATGCCACGCAGCGTGATCCGGGTATCGGCAAATACCCCGTTGTTGGTGGTCTGGATAGTCAAACCTGATACTTTGCCCGTTAATCCATTTTGAACATTGATTGGTTTTGCCCTGGAGGCGTCATCACCACTGACCTTCGTAACAGAATAGCCCAGTTCTTTGGGCTGCCGCCGGATACCCAGGGCGGTCACTACCACTTCATTTAAGTTATTGCTGACCACCGTTAAGGAAATGGTCATACCCTCGCTGGCGGTTACTGTTTGCGGCGCATAGCCCGAAGAAGTGATCGTGAGCCTGGCGCCATCATTGACACGGATGGAAAAACGTCCGTTCGCATCGGTTTGTACCGCTCTTTTTGTGCCGGTTTCCAGGACCGTGGCAAATGGCACAGGCTCTCCTTTACTGTCCTTGACAACCCCTGATACCGGTTTCTGCTGGGCCTGCAGGTGCAGCAGAAGCAGGGTAAAGACAACAGTCAAAATTTGCTTCATATCGTAGATTTGGTTGATTGGTGAATGAATACAGACAACCAATGCAATGCTTTTGAAACACAAAACCGACAGAATGGAATAATTAACTACTCAAGCGACTGATACAGGCGCTGTAATGCCAAACAGTGCTACGTC comes from Paraflavitalea devenefica and encodes:
- a CDS encoding ArsR/SmtB family transcription factor, encoding MKRDVFQAIADPTRRAILSLIALQPMTPNALTEHFDTSRQAVSKHIKVLTECQLVKQEQSGREIYYHFNPKKMKVIADWLEPFRQLWETRFNQLDAVLNNLKNK
- a CDS encoding SRPBCC family protein; protein product: MIANKELVFSKDLANKKVHVVREFDAPVEQVWKAWTESEILDQWWAPRPWKTETKSMDFREGGRWLYSMVGPEGERHYCLADYQKIVPNKSYTYIDAFCDENGNKGEDFPNMHWLVEFKATGQGTTVAIEISFSSEDSFQKIIEMGFEQGFTMALGNLDEVLAK
- a CDS encoding BT_3987 domain-containing protein codes for the protein MKRIYFLAMAVLSLSMTGCLKDEGFDNNETGLKTNNKDRFVAVINAYETRGINIQAVFTTPAEEQIQAFVLSLTGPAYDKDVQVTLAPTPALVADHNAANGTEYEVLPAAAYDLNPTVTIPAGQPYVEVSLRLKKDAVDPTKAYALGLQVASVSDPSVKLPATSKQSLLGILLRNVYDGDYLATGHFEHPTSPRDFETEVSLATIGVNSVSKDLGDLGNTVRINLTINAGNTVSIAPGSGTSGSSATVAAIAGDPVYNNTYDPATHTFWLKYGYPNPGPTRIITEKVTLQ
- a CDS encoding SusD/RagB family nutrient-binding outer membrane lipoprotein; protein product: MKKLIIAFALPAILITGCGKSFFDINDNPNVPTTTSITPDLILPAALARTGGVTVNNAFNNSISTLGAWMGYWAVGTNYGAVTENKYSMTTDFGNSNWNNNYDIIFDYHTMQQKAEASGQEFYAGIAKVMKSLHYQILVDMFGNVPYSKAMDIKKNITPAYDKGEDIYKDLLKQITEGITLIKNADVSRNIDIANADIMFHGNKAQWARFGNTLKLRLLIHMSQVPGFNPATEIAAITAEGSGFLGAGQTAAVNPGYTSDKPNPYWSVFAFGLAGNYSQDYRRANNFALNLMKGLNDERYKYFYRPVRGGTFVGQYRGIDFGLNNDPAHLFGEGQLSDIGGAPTTAGGTSGLAKSATMDAWVLTAYENLFLQAEAATRGWISGDAKSLYEEGVRESFRWLGVPNAVATANTYLGNADARIAWPAAQADQIKVIIWQKYFAFNGNNHLESWNDYRRTGVVQPAISIDPGRETDHVPTRYPYATNEFSYNAANVQAEGTIDPFTSTVFWDR
- a CDS encoding SusC/RagA family TonB-linked outer membrane protein; translated protein: MKQILTVVFTLLLLHLQAQQKPVSGVVKDSKGEPVPFATVLETGTKRAVQTDANGRFSIRVNDGARLTITSSGYAPQTVTASEGMTISLTVVSNNLNEVVVTALGIRRQPKELGYSVTKVSGDDASRAKPINVQNGLTGKVSGLTIQTTNNGVFADTRITLRGIRSLTGNNQALLVIDGSPMPLSLISTLNPNDVQDVTVLKGNTGAALYGQEGGNGVIIITTKSGNRSKPVISIGTTIQRETISFVPKFQKEYGNGESENPDGTPHLDVWTNNSFGPRYDGSEVALGDPLEDGSVNKVRYAAQSKSPAEQFFRPAITFQNDVSISGGDEKSRYYLSLQDVKVNGLIPKDENRRTTIRLNASREFGRLSTSFRMFYTQGNYNIVNQDRGSANNIYRSLFKTAAHVPITEFKDWRNNKFSTPDGYYNRFGWNPWMLIDIDRNKGRSDDLVATLEASYKIMEGFNFTYRLGTNVAFVSNKSVLGAINVSKYTTDLKSIQSVRASVSDAMGFASRLNSEAFLTYKKQINRLSVDGLVGYSVIQRINKQLESRGNNLIIPTLYNVSNRSGEAIVNQGNSEIRTTAVFGKLSFGWDNWAFLELTGRNEWDSRLNISKNSFFYPGGSLSLLLHEVVPQIKTTPISYLKLRGSWALSGTVNLDPYSLESTFSSGTGFPYGNLAGYSANGTINNPDIKPEFVNGKEVGFEIGFMNNRLMLEATAFRQDNTDQIIGVQVSGATGYQTALVNAASFVNKGLEFDLRLTPLIQAGKDFRMDLKANYTYSDNEVTSIYEGLTELGSINFNYAIVGMPAYVLKLTDFNRTPDGKVIVDRVTGLPTTDPVTKAYGRTLPKHLIGINPSFQYKKFSLSIVADYRGGHYVYHGIGPNLVFEGSGALTTRYNRKPFIFPNSAYDDGTGKFVDNTDVLTSGGTATFWTANVFQNTQSLYYTSAASWKLREVSLSYELPASILQRTRFVKSAVITVSGRNLFTWVPGSNIYTDPEFSNTTGNAQGVNNSFNTPPTRIYGASINLTF